One genomic region from Streptomyces sp. NBC_00582 encodes:
- the dapF gene encoding diaminopimelate epimerase yields MSTRIAFLKGHGTENDFVIVPDPENVVDLPPAAVAALCDRRAGIGGDGLLHVVRSAAHPEARDMATEAEWFMDYRNGDGSIAEMCGNGVRVFARYLQHAGLVPEGDIAVATRAGVKSAHIAKDGDITVGMGRARLPEGEVTVSVGERSWPARNVNMGNPHAVAFVEDLAHAGDLYSPPPFSPASAYPDGVNVEFVVDRGPGHVALRVHERGSGETRSCGTGACAVAVATARRDGADPAVTGTPATYTVDVPGGRLVITERPDGEIEMTGPAVIVATGEIDPEWLENAAR; encoded by the coding sequence ATGAGCACGCGGATCGCCTTCCTCAAGGGCCACGGGACCGAGAACGACTTCGTGATCGTCCCGGACCCGGAGAACGTCGTCGACCTCCCCCCGGCCGCCGTCGCCGCCCTGTGCGACCGGCGCGCGGGCATCGGCGGTGACGGGCTGCTGCACGTCGTGCGCTCCGCCGCGCACCCCGAGGCGCGGGACATGGCGACCGAGGCCGAGTGGTTCATGGACTACCGCAACGGCGACGGCTCGATCGCCGAGATGTGCGGCAACGGCGTGCGCGTGTTCGCCCGCTACCTCCAGCACGCGGGACTCGTCCCCGAGGGTGACATCGCCGTCGCCACGCGCGCGGGCGTCAAGAGCGCGCACATCGCCAAGGACGGCGACATCACCGTCGGCATGGGCCGGGCGCGCCTCCCCGAGGGCGAGGTCACCGTGAGCGTCGGCGAGCGCAGCTGGCCCGCGCGGAACGTGAACATGGGCAACCCGCACGCCGTCGCCTTCGTCGAGGACCTCGCGCACGCCGGCGACCTGTACAGCCCGCCGCCCTTCAGCCCCGCCTCCGCCTACCCGGACGGGGTCAACGTCGAGTTCGTCGTCGACCGCGGCCCTGGGCACGTCGCCCTGCGCGTGCACGAGCGGGGCTCCGGCGAGACCCGCTCCTGCGGCACCGGCGCGTGTGCCGTCGCCGTGGCCACCGCCCGCAGGGACGGCGCCGACCCGGCCGTCACCGGGACCCCGGCCACATACACCGTGGACGTCCCCGGCGGCCGTCTGGTGATCACCGAGCGGCCCGACGGCGAGATCGAGATGACCGGACCCGCAGTGATCGTCGCCACAGGCGAGATCGACCCCGAGTGGCTGGAAAACGCCGCTCGTTGA
- the miaA gene encoding tRNA (adenosine(37)-N6)-dimethylallyltransferase MiaA, producing the protein MSSAAPTPRVIAVVGPTAAGKSDLGVFLAQRLGGEVVNADSMQLYRGMDIGTAKLTPEERAGVPHHLLDVWDVTVTASVAEYQKLARARIDALLAEGRWPILVGGSGLYVRGAVDNLEFPGTDPVVRARLEEELTLRGSGALHARLAAADPEAAQAILPGNGRRIVRALEVIEITGRPFTANLPGHDSVYDTIQIGVDVARPELDERIARRVDRMWDAGLVDEVRALEAQGLREGRTASRALGYQQILAALAGACTDAEARAETVRATKRFARRQDSWFRRDPRVHWLSGAAADLTKLPELAMALVERPVTA; encoded by the coding sequence GTGAGCAGCGCAGCCCCCACCCCCCGCGTCATCGCCGTCGTCGGACCGACCGCGGCCGGAAAGTCCGATCTGGGCGTCTTCCTGGCCCAGCGACTCGGCGGCGAGGTCGTCAACGCCGACTCCATGCAGCTGTACCGAGGGATGGACATCGGCACCGCCAAGCTGACCCCCGAGGAACGCGCCGGGGTACCGCACCACCTCCTGGACGTCTGGGACGTCACCGTCACCGCCTCCGTCGCCGAGTACCAGAAGCTGGCGCGGGCCCGGATCGACGCCCTGCTCGCCGAGGGCCGCTGGCCGATCCTCGTCGGCGGCTCCGGGCTGTACGTCCGCGGCGCCGTCGACAACCTGGAGTTCCCCGGCACCGACCCCGTGGTCCGCGCCCGCCTCGAGGAGGAGCTCACCCTGCGCGGCTCCGGCGCCCTGCACGCCCGGCTGGCCGCCGCCGACCCCGAGGCCGCCCAGGCGATCCTGCCCGGCAACGGCCGCCGTATCGTCCGCGCCCTGGAGGTCATCGAGATCACCGGCCGGCCCTTCACCGCCAACCTTCCCGGCCACGACTCGGTCTACGACACGATCCAGATCGGCGTCGACGTGGCACGCCCCGAACTCGACGAGCGCATCGCCCGCCGTGTCGACCGCATGTGGGACGCCGGGCTCGTCGACGAGGTGCGCGCACTGGAGGCGCAGGGCCTGCGCGAGGGGCGTACGGCGTCGCGCGCGCTCGGCTACCAGCAGATCCTCGCCGCCCTGGCCGGCGCGTGCACGGACGCCGAGGCGCGGGCCGAGACCGTCCGTGCCACCAAACGCTTCGCGCGCCGTCAGGATTCGTGGTTCAGGCGCGATCCGCGGGTGCACTGGTTGAGTGGGGCTGCGGCGGATCTCACCAAACTTCCGGAGCTCGCGATGGCGTTGGTGGAACGACCGGTTACAGCCTGA
- a CDS encoding antitoxin — protein MGLLDNLKARLGPAKDKVSHLAHQHGDKVTHGLDKAAKVVDDKTKGKYTDRIHTGTDKAKGAMDRLAHKDEPPAGGGDTFTPPRTPPPAS, from the coding sequence ATGGGTCTCCTGGACAACCTGAAGGCCCGGCTCGGCCCGGCCAAGGACAAGGTCTCGCACCTCGCGCACCAGCACGGGGACAAGGTCACGCACGGTCTCGACAAGGCGGCGAAGGTCGTCGACGACAAGACCAAGGGCAAGTACACCGACCGGATCCACACGGGTACCGACAAGGCCAAGGGCGCCATGGACCGGCTCGCGCACAAGGACGAGCCGCCGGCGGGCGGCGGCGACACGTTCACACCGCCGCGCACGCCTCCGCCGGCCTCCTGA
- a CDS encoding class III extradiol dioxygenase subunit B-like domain-containing protein, which yields MLVAAAVCPCPPLLVPEVAAGAASELDAARAACSDALAVLTAARPDRLVVVGPADEAGRGPHPEGAHGSFRGFGVEVAVRLGRAGVDAPSARELPVSLAVAAWLLERAGWSAAPVEGLGVGEPLPVERCVETGRGLGARADRVALLVMGDGSACRTLKAPGYLDERAAPFDAAVARALGAADVEAIKALDAGLAHELKAAGRTSWQVLAGAAENAGLSGSLLYEDAPYGVGYVVAAWS from the coding sequence ATGCTTGTCGCCGCTGCCGTCTGCCCCTGTCCGCCGCTGCTGGTGCCCGAGGTCGCCGCGGGTGCCGCGTCCGAGCTGGACGCGGCGCGTGCCGCCTGTTCCGACGCGCTGGCCGTGCTGACGGCCGCCCGCCCGGACCGGCTCGTCGTCGTAGGACCCGCCGACGAGGCCGGGCGCGGTCCGCACCCCGAGGGCGCCCACGGCTCGTTCCGCGGCTTCGGGGTGGAGGTGGCCGTACGGCTGGGCCGGGCGGGTGTGGACGCCCCGTCCGCACGCGAGCTGCCGGTCTCGCTCGCCGTCGCCGCCTGGCTGCTGGAGCGGGCCGGCTGGTCGGCGGCACCCGTCGAGGGCCTGGGCGTCGGCGAACCGCTCCCCGTCGAGCGGTGCGTCGAGACCGGCCGGGGACTCGGCGCGCGGGCGGACCGGGTCGCGCTGCTCGTCATGGGCGACGGGAGCGCCTGCCGCACCCTGAAGGCGCCCGGCTACCTCGACGAGCGCGCCGCGCCCTTCGACGCGGCGGTCGCCCGCGCGCTGGGCGCGGCGGACGTGGAGGCGATCAAGGCGCTCGACGCGGGGCTCGCCCACGAGCTGAAAGCCGCGGGCCGCACCTCCTGGCAGGTTCTGGCGGGCGCCGCCGAGAACGCCGGGCTGAGCGGCTCACTGCTGTACGAGGACGCGCCGTACGGCGTGGGGTACGTGGTCGCGGCCTGGTCCTAG
- the miaB gene encoding tRNA (N6-isopentenyl adenosine(37)-C2)-methylthiotransferase MiaB, with the protein MTSSSDRSLALDVPAPKSYEIRTYGCQMNVHDSERLSGLLEEAGYVRAPEGSDGDADVVVFNTCAVRENADNRLYGNLGRLAPKKASRPGMQIAVGGCLAQKDQDTIVKKAPWVDVVFGTHNIGKLPVLLERARVQEEAQVEIAESLEAFPSTLPTRRESAYAAWVSISVGCNNTCTFCIVPALRGKEKDRRTGDILAEIEALVGEGVSEITLLGQNVNAYGSDIGDREAFSKLLRACGKIEGLERVRFTSPHPRDFTDDVIAAMAETPNVMPQLHMPLQSGSDPVLKAMRRSYRQERYLGIIEKVRAAIPHAAITTDIIVGFPGETEEDFEQTLHVVREARFSQAFTFQYSKRPGTPAATMENQIPKEVVQARYERLVALQEEISWEENKKQVGRTLELMVAEGEGRKDGATHRLSGRAPDNRLVHFTKPDQEVRPGDVVTVEITYAAPHHLLAEGPVLDVRRTRAGDAWEKRTTEKATQQTGVMLGLPKIGAPAPLPVATGSGCGCD; encoded by the coding sequence ATGACCAGCAGCAGCGACCGGAGCCTCGCATTGGACGTTCCCGCACCCAAGAGCTATGAAATCCGCACCTACGGGTGCCAGATGAACGTCCACGACAGCGAGCGGTTGTCCGGGCTGCTCGAAGAGGCCGGTTACGTGCGCGCCCCCGAGGGCTCCGACGGGGACGCGGACGTCGTCGTCTTCAACACCTGCGCGGTCCGCGAGAACGCCGACAACCGGCTGTACGGCAACCTCGGCCGCCTCGCGCCGAAGAAGGCCTCCCGCCCCGGCATGCAGATCGCGGTCGGCGGCTGCCTCGCGCAGAAGGACCAGGACACCATCGTGAAGAAGGCGCCCTGGGTGGACGTCGTCTTCGGCACGCACAACATCGGCAAGCTCCCCGTCCTGCTGGAACGCGCGCGCGTGCAGGAAGAGGCCCAGGTCGAGATCGCCGAGTCCCTGGAGGCCTTCCCCTCCACGCTGCCGACGCGCCGCGAGAGCGCCTACGCGGCCTGGGTGTCGATCTCCGTCGGCTGCAACAACACCTGCACGTTCTGCATCGTCCCGGCCCTGCGCGGCAAGGAGAAGGACCGCCGCACCGGCGACATCCTCGCCGAGATCGAGGCCCTGGTCGGCGAGGGCGTCTCCGAGATCACCCTGCTCGGCCAGAACGTCAACGCGTACGGCTCCGACATCGGCGACCGAGAGGCGTTCAGCAAGCTGCTGCGCGCCTGCGGGAAGATCGAGGGCCTGGAGCGCGTCCGCTTCACCTCGCCCCACCCCCGCGACTTCACCGACGACGTCATCGCGGCCATGGCCGAGACCCCGAACGTCATGCCCCAGCTCCACATGCCGCTCCAGTCCGGCTCCGACCCGGTCCTGAAGGCCATGCGCCGCTCCTACCGGCAGGAGCGCTACCTCGGGATCATCGAGAAGGTGCGGGCCGCGATCCCGCACGCGGCGATCACCACCGACATCATCGTGGGCTTCCCCGGCGAGACCGAGGAGGACTTCGAGCAGACCCTGCACGTCGTCCGTGAGGCGCGCTTCTCGCAGGCCTTCACCTTCCAGTACTCCAAGCGCCCCGGCACCCCGGCCGCGACCATGGAGAACCAGATCCCCAAGGAGGTCGTCCAGGCGCGCTACGAGCGTCTCGTCGCCCTCCAGGAGGAGATCTCCTGGGAGGAGAACAAGAAGCAGGTCGGCCGCACCCTGGAGCTGATGGTCGCCGAGGGCGAGGGCCGCAAGGACGGCGCCACCCACCGCCTCTCCGGCCGCGCCCCCGACAACCGCCTGGTCCACTTCACCAAGCCGGACCAGGAGGTCCGCCCCGGCGACGTCGTCACGGTGGAGATCACCTACGCCGCCCCGCACCACCTCCTCGCCGAGGGCCCCGTCCTCGACGTACGCCGCACGCGCGCGGGGGACGCCTGGGAGAAGCGCACCACCGAGAAGGCCACCCAGCAGACCGGCGTCATGCTGGGCCTCCCGAAGATCGGCGCCCCGGCCCCCCTGCCGGTGGCCACGGGAAGCGGCTGCGGCTGCGACTGA
- a CDS encoding VOC family protein, whose translation MFGTTKAFSGFSVDDLDAARKFYAETLGLRVSEENGLLTLHIAGDRDILVYPKPDHTPATFTILNFPVDDIEAAVDELTGRGVRFERYDHLPADDKGIFRGGGPLIAWFTDPAGNVLSLIEQPAQT comes from the coding sequence ATGTTCGGTACGACGAAGGCGTTCAGCGGCTTCTCGGTGGACGACCTCGACGCGGCCAGGAAGTTCTACGCCGAGACGCTCGGCCTGCGGGTCTCCGAGGAGAACGGGCTGCTGACCCTGCACATCGCGGGCGACCGGGACATCCTGGTCTACCCCAAGCCCGACCACACCCCGGCGACCTTCACGATCCTCAACTTCCCCGTCGACGACATCGAGGCGGCGGTGGACGAGCTGACCGGCCGGGGCGTGCGCTTCGAGCGCTACGACCACCTCCCGGCCGACGACAAGGGCATCTTCCGCGGCGGCGGCCCGCTGATCGCGTGGTTCACCGACCCGGCGGGCAATGTGCTCTCCCTCATCGAGCAACCGGCACAGACATGA
- a CDS encoding PP2C family protein-serine/threonine phosphatase, giving the protein MPHVAVSALSHPGLLRERNEDSLVIGPWTLCATVTENPQTLVFPLGTPLVAAVADGLGGHPGGDVASALVARRIAAVGALLTDEDAVRDALSACNRAVYEAADGPEGELAGMGTTIAGVVVRPGSALVFNVGDSRVYAASRDVLRRVSVDDSPPLAPGLRTTSLVTQCLGGSLTHRPVHPHVTAVPLTPGERYLVCTDGLSDAVPDETLEEVMREYDDVRAAFELWKSAIAAGGPDNITLAVVRVAEDGAGGEFPEAAGI; this is encoded by the coding sequence ATGCCGCACGTCGCCGTCAGCGCGCTCAGCCACCCCGGGCTGCTCCGTGAACGCAACGAGGACAGCCTCGTCATAGGGCCGTGGACGCTGTGCGCCACCGTCACCGAGAACCCGCAGACCCTGGTGTTCCCACTCGGCACGCCCCTCGTGGCCGCCGTCGCCGACGGGCTCGGCGGGCATCCCGGCGGCGACGTGGCCAGCGCCCTGGTCGCCCGCCGCATCGCGGCCGTGGGCGCCCTGCTGACCGACGAGGACGCCGTACGCGACGCCCTGAGCGCCTGCAACCGGGCCGTGTACGAGGCCGCCGACGGGCCGGAGGGCGAACTCGCCGGCATGGGGACGACGATCGCCGGAGTCGTGGTACGGCCCGGCTCGGCGCTCGTGTTCAACGTGGGCGACAGCCGGGTCTACGCGGCCTCCCGGGACGTACTGCGCCGGGTGAGCGTGGACGACAGCCCGCCGCTCGCACCGGGCCTGCGCACCACCTCCCTCGTCACCCAGTGCCTCGGCGGCTCCCTCACCCACCGCCCCGTGCACCCCCATGTGACCGCCGTGCCCCTGACACCCGGCGAGCGGTACCTCGTCTGCACCGACGGGCTCAGCGACGCCGTGCCGGACGAGACGCTCGAGGAGGTCATGCGGGAGTACGACGACGTCCGCGCCGCCTTCGAACTGTGGAAGTCGGCCATCGCCGCGGGCGGCCCGGACAACATCACGCTCGCGGTCGTGCGCGTCGCGGAGGACGGGGCGGGCGGCGAGTTCCCGGAGGCTGCCGGGATCTGA
- the rutA gene encoding pyrimidine utilization protein A: MDIGVFIPIGNNGWLISKSAPQYLPTFELNKAIVQKAEEHGLDFALSMIKLKGFGGETEFWDHCLESFTLMAGLAAVTERIRLYASTPILALPPAIVARMAVTVDSIAPGRFGVNIVTGWAPGEYAQMGAWPGDEHFGNRYARAAEYVTVMKELWSEGVSNFKGAFYEMDDCVLSPRPAHGHIDIVAAGQSGTGMRFAAEHADYNFVLGSGVNTPLAFADTTAALADAVRETGRDVGALSLFMVIADETDEAARATWRDYHDYADHAALAYMAGESATDTTADASSTARTIVLPEGAVNFNMGTLVGSYETVAGMLDEIAGVPGTKGIMLVFDDFLAGLENFGTRIQPLMRSRACRGPAV; the protein is encoded by the coding sequence ATGGACATCGGTGTCTTCATCCCCATCGGCAACAACGGCTGGCTCATCTCCAAGAGCGCCCCCCAGTACCTGCCGACGTTCGAACTCAACAAGGCGATCGTGCAGAAGGCCGAGGAGCACGGTCTCGACTTCGCCCTGTCCATGATCAAACTCAAGGGCTTCGGCGGTGAGACGGAGTTCTGGGACCACTGCCTGGAGTCGTTCACGCTGATGGCGGGGCTGGCCGCGGTGACGGAACGGATCAGGCTGTACGCCTCCACCCCGATCCTCGCCCTGCCGCCCGCCATCGTCGCGCGCATGGCGGTCACGGTCGACTCCATCGCCCCCGGCCGCTTCGGCGTCAACATCGTCACCGGCTGGGCGCCCGGCGAGTACGCGCAGATGGGCGCCTGGCCCGGCGACGAGCACTTCGGCAACCGGTACGCGCGGGCCGCCGAGTACGTCACCGTCATGAAGGAGCTCTGGAGCGAGGGCGTCAGCAACTTCAAGGGCGCGTTCTACGAGATGGACGACTGCGTGCTGTCCCCGCGGCCGGCGCACGGGCACATCGACATCGTCGCCGCCGGACAGAGCGGCACCGGCATGCGGTTCGCCGCCGAACACGCCGACTACAACTTCGTCCTGGGCAGCGGCGTCAACACCCCGCTCGCGTTCGCGGACACCACCGCCGCGCTGGCGGACGCGGTACGGGAGACGGGCCGGGACGTCGGGGCGCTCTCGCTGTTCATGGTGATCGCCGACGAGACCGACGAGGCCGCCCGCGCCACGTGGCGGGACTACCACGACTACGCCGACCACGCGGCGCTGGCGTACATGGCGGGGGAGTCGGCCACCGACACCACCGCCGACGCGTCCTCCACCGCCCGCACCATCGTGCTCCCCGAGGGCGCGGTCAACTTCAACATGGGCACGCTGGTCGGCTCCTACGAGACCGTCGCCGGGATGCTCGACGAGATCGCCGGGGTGCCCGGCACCAAGGGGATCATGCTCGTCTTCGACGACTTCCTGGCGGGACTGGAGAACTTCGGCACCCGCATCCAGCCCCTGATGCGCTCCCGGGCGTGCCGGGGCCCCGCCGTCTGA
- a CDS encoding SpoIIE family protein phosphatase yields MNARLALLSTVAPGVTESEVFRLALQHAMGELGALGAAMHLRGPMSALRLVSAAGLPPALTRAWEIVDQEGPSAPARALQKNDSVWVARPAPEALWPGTGLAALPVFSGGRSIGAMTVLAGERGEPTPEHWRFLRAVVAWTEDRMAQAPRPAGPAHTELSGERLRQALKEVRVGSWDWDIRSGDLIWDEAALELYGTRPADFTGKIDNWMRIVHPDDLAPTLAAAQRAILDRSVYEAEYRVRRLDGTYGWTQARGRATYDERGEPLRMIGVGWESDESRTARDTLGRALRHMSDGFLAVDDEWRITFANLEAERFLGFSEEELFGRLLWDLPAARQVPDLEARCRAAAAEEKPAGFDVRVPACGCRYHLRLVPGPDGRTLYFTDVTENRRLAEKQRAEKQQADERSARIAELTAELAKATTSQDVVDAVARRVLPPFAAAGVLVQVTEEERLHYVGAVGYPDDFLHLIDGRGRLAGDPAWDAIGSGTPLFFSSPQELTAHSPWLAGLPERAGKQAWAFLPLTASGHTFGVCVVAFDRPRLLTSEERALLSTISALVAQSLERARLYDAEYTRSRELQRSLLPQALPELPACTAAARYLPAGPGADVGGDWYDIIPLSGGQVALVVGDVMGHGLPEAATMGRLRTAVHTLADLELPPGEIMGHLNDIVGAMGEGSYATCLYALYDSTTRVCSLVRAGHPPPALVRPDGTVYFPEPDADPPLGAAEPPFETVELEVPEGSLLVLYTDGLVESAKRDIDEGTAELARLLSAAHARGALDTAADLERLCDSLTAALLPAEQQAADDAALLVARLHALPVERVVSWPLPDDPRAAGQARRHVREQLALWDLEQLTATAELLVSELVGNVVRHARGPVRLRLLYGAELICEVYDGSQTMPRIRRASETDEGGRGLQLITALSGRWGARYTPTGKCLWTEQPLPGPDGGAEPDGDPEPMFPNAAGFEEGEDWSALL; encoded by the coding sequence ATGAACGCACGGCTCGCTCTGCTCAGCACTGTGGCCCCCGGTGTCACGGAGAGCGAGGTGTTCCGGCTTGCCCTGCAGCACGCGATGGGCGAACTGGGCGCGCTCGGCGCGGCGATGCATCTGCGGGGTCCGATGTCGGCCCTGCGTCTGGTCTCGGCCGCGGGGCTTCCGCCCGCCCTCACGCGCGCGTGGGAGATCGTCGACCAGGAAGGGCCGTCGGCTCCCGCACGGGCGCTCCAGAAGAACGACAGCGTCTGGGTGGCGCGACCGGCGCCCGAGGCCCTCTGGCCCGGCACCGGACTGGCAGCCCTCCCCGTGTTCAGCGGAGGGCGCAGCATAGGCGCGATGACCGTGCTGGCCGGTGAGCGCGGCGAACCCACGCCGGAGCACTGGCGGTTCCTGCGGGCCGTGGTCGCCTGGACCGAGGACCGCATGGCCCAGGCGCCCCGCCCGGCCGGGCCCGCGCACACGGAGCTGAGCGGGGAGCGGCTGCGGCAGGCGCTGAAGGAGGTCCGGGTCGGTTCGTGGGACTGGGACATCCGCAGCGGCGATCTGATCTGGGACGAGGCGGCGCTGGAGCTGTACGGGACCCGGCCGGCCGACTTCACCGGGAAGATCGACAACTGGATGCGGATCGTGCACCCCGACGACCTGGCGCCCACGCTGGCGGCGGCGCAGCGGGCGATCCTCGACCGGTCCGTCTACGAGGCCGAGTACCGGGTACGGCGCCTGGACGGCACGTACGGCTGGACGCAGGCGCGTGGCAGGGCCACGTACGACGAGCGGGGCGAGCCGCTGCGGATGATCGGCGTGGGCTGGGAGAGCGACGAGTCGCGGACCGCCCGTGACACCCTCGGCCGGGCCCTGCGGCACATGAGCGACGGCTTTCTCGCGGTGGACGACGAGTGGCGGATCACCTTCGCGAATCTGGAGGCGGAGCGGTTCCTGGGCTTCTCGGAGGAGGAACTGTTCGGACGGCTGCTGTGGGATCTGCCCGCCGCCCGCCAGGTGCCCGATCTGGAGGCCCGGTGCCGGGCGGCGGCGGCCGAGGAGAAGCCGGCCGGGTTCGACGTCCGGGTGCCGGCCTGCGGCTGCCGCTACCACCTGCGGCTGGTGCCGGGGCCCGACGGGCGCACCCTGTACTTCACCGACGTCACGGAGAACCGGCGTCTGGCGGAGAAGCAGCGGGCGGAGAAGCAGCAGGCGGACGAGCGGTCGGCGCGGATCGCGGAGCTCACCGCGGAGCTCGCGAAGGCCACCACCTCGCAGGACGTGGTGGACGCGGTGGCCCGGCGGGTGCTGCCACCGTTCGCGGCCGCCGGGGTCCTGGTGCAGGTGACGGAGGAGGAGCGGCTGCACTACGTCGGGGCCGTCGGCTACCCGGACGACTTCCTGCACCTCATCGACGGCCGGGGCCGGTTGGCCGGCGATCCCGCCTGGGACGCGATCGGCTCGGGCACGCCCCTGTTCTTCTCCTCGCCGCAGGAGCTGACCGCCCACTCGCCCTGGCTGGCCGGACTGCCGGAGCGTGCGGGCAAGCAGGCGTGGGCCTTCCTGCCGCTGACCGCGTCGGGGCACACGTTCGGGGTGTGTGTCGTGGCGTTCGACCGGCCGCGGCTGCTCACGTCCGAGGAGCGCGCCCTGCTCTCCACGATCAGCGCCCTCGTGGCGCAGTCGCTGGAACGGGCCCGGCTCTACGACGCCGAGTACACCCGTTCCCGTGAGCTCCAGCGCAGTCTGCTCCCGCAGGCGCTGCCCGAGCTGCCCGCGTGCACGGCGGCCGCCCGCTATCTGCCGGCCGGGCCGGGCGCGGACGTGGGCGGCGACTGGTACGACATCATCCCGCTGTCCGGCGGGCAGGTCGCGCTCGTCGTCGGTGACGTCATGGGCCACGGGCTGCCGGAGGCGGCCACCATGGGCCGGCTGCGCACCGCCGTCCACACGCTGGCCGACCTCGAACTGCCGCCCGGCGAGATCATGGGCCATCTCAACGACATCGTCGGCGCCATGGGCGAGGGGTCGTACGCCACCTGCCTGTACGCGCTCTACGACTCCACCACCCGGGTCTGCTCCCTGGTCCGCGCCGGGCATCCGCCACCGGCGCTGGTGCGTCCCGACGGGACCGTGTACTTCCCGGAGCCGGACGCCGACCCGCCGCTGGGCGCGGCCGAACCGCCGTTCGAGACGGTCGAGCTGGAGGTCCCGGAGGGCAGTCTGCTCGTGCTGTACACCGACGGTCTGGTCGAGTCGGCGAAGCGGGACATCGACGAGGGGACGGCGGAGCTGGCCCGGCTGCTGAGCGCGGCCCATGCGCGCGGCGCGCTCGACACCGCCGCAGACCTTGAACGTCTGTGCGACTCGCTGACGGCCGCTCTGCTGCCCGCCGAACAGCAGGCCGCCGACGACGCGGCCTTACTGGTCGCGCGGCTGCATGCGCTGCCCGTCGAACGGGTCGTCTCCTGGCCGCTGCCCGACGACCCGAGAGCGGCCGGGCAGGCCCGTCGGCATGTGCGCGAGCAGCTCGCCCTGTGGGACCTGGAGCAGCTCACCGCCACCGCGGAGCTGCTGGTCAGCGAGCTCGTGGGCAATGTCGTCCGCCATGCCCGGGGCCCGGTCCGGCTGCGGCTGCTGTACGGCGCCGAGCTGATCTGCGAGGTCTACGACGGCAGCCAGACCATGCCCCGCATCCGCCGGGCCTCCGAGACCGACGAGGGCGGCCGGGGGCTCCAGCTGATCACGGCGCTGTCCGGGCGGTGGGGGGCGCGCTACACGCCCACCGGCAAGTGCTTATGGACCGAGCAGCCGTTGCCCGGGCCGGACGGCGGGGCGGAGCCGGACGGCGATCCGGAGCCGATGTTCCCGAACGCGGCCGGCTTCGAGGAGGGCGAGGACTGGAGCGCGCTGCTGTGA
- a CDS encoding response regulator, whose product MTPGPSVPPGRPPVRVLLADDHTLVRRGVRLILDGEPDLRVVAEAGDGAEAVERARAGDIDLAVLDVAMPRMTGLQAARELSRRLPALRILILTMYDNEQYFFEALKAGAGGYVLKSVADRDLVEACRAVVRDEPFIYPGAERALVRSYLERLHRGAGVEGLPERPITEREEEILKLVAEGHTSREIGALLHISAKTVERHRANLLQKLGMRDRLELTRYAIRAGLIDP is encoded by the coding sequence ATGACCCCCGGCCCCTCGGTGCCCCCGGGCAGGCCGCCGGTCCGGGTCCTGCTCGCCGACGATCACACCCTCGTCCGCCGCGGTGTGCGCCTCATCCTGGACGGGGAACCGGATCTGCGGGTCGTGGCCGAGGCCGGGGACGGGGCCGAGGCGGTCGAGCGGGCGCGGGCCGGGGACATCGACCTGGCCGTCCTGGACGTGGCCATGCCCCGGATGACCGGGCTGCAGGCGGCCCGTGAGCTGTCCCGCCGGCTGCCCGCCCTGCGCATCCTGATCCTCACCATGTACGACAACGAGCAGTACTTCTTCGAGGCCCTCAAGGCGGGGGCGGGCGGTTACGTCCTGAAGTCCGTCGCCGACCGCGACCTCGTCGAGGCCTGCCGGGCCGTCGTACGCGACGAACCGTTCATCTACCCCGGTGCCGAACGGGCCCTCGTCCGCTCGTACCTGGAGCGGCTCCACCGCGGGGCCGGCGTCGAGGGACTGCCGGAGCGGCCGATCACCGAGCGCGAGGAGGAGATCCTCAAACTGGTCGCCGAGGGCCACACCTCACGGGAGATCGGCGCCCTGCTCCACATCAGCGCCAAGACCGTGGAGCGGCACCGCGCCAACCTCCTGCAGAAACTCGGCATGCGCGACCGGCTGGAGCTGACCCGTTACGCCATCCGCGCCGGTCTCATCGACCCCTGA